Proteins encoded in a region of the Isoalcanivorax pacificus W11-5 genome:
- a CDS encoding OmpA family protein, with the protein MNILRIALLAVFVALSGCATTDALYAQYDDLCPVEIAVTPVGLVTVTGIATLDGSVRTDTWEPAVYFGFDNAVLDDENRARLNSNLAVLNHYPALQISIQAFTDQAGDAVYNRWLAEQRQRTVVNFLVQNGIARQRMNVAAPAMEAPINPGTGVQERIVNRRVELMPLDAQGRPLLLRVDFDGSGDERFVAPAPVK; encoded by the coding sequence ATGAATATTCTGAGGATCGCACTGCTGGCGGTGTTCGTTGCGCTCAGCGGCTGCGCCACCACCGATGCGCTGTACGCACAGTACGATGACCTGTGCCCGGTGGAGATCGCCGTTACGCCGGTGGGGCTGGTGACGGTGACCGGCATCGCCACGCTGGATGGCAGCGTGCGCACCGACACCTGGGAACCGGCGGTGTATTTCGGCTTCGACAACGCGGTGCTCGATGACGAAAACCGCGCGCGCCTGAACAGCAATCTCGCCGTGCTGAACCATTACCCGGCGTTACAGATCAGCATACAAGCTTTTACCGACCAGGCCGGCGATGCCGTCTACAATCGCTGGCTGGCTGAACAGCGCCAGCGCACCGTGGTGAATTTCCTGGTGCAGAACGGTATCGCGCGGCAACGCATGAACGTGGCCGCACCGGCGATGGAAGCGCCGATCAATCCGGGCACGGGGGTGCAGGAACGGATCGTCAATCGGCGCGTGGAACTGATGCCCCTGGACGCCCAAGGCCGGCCGCTGCTGCTGCGGGTGGATTTCGATGGCAGCGGCGACGAGCGATTCGTCGCGCCGGCGCCGGTGAAATAA
- a CDS encoding DUF11 domain-containing protein: MIRCCAKTVFSLIVLLAIAGSAWAAVTAPGTVLYNQAQVRYFDPLSGSVKVLKSNVSQLVVSAARSVQLDADAERYVAAGQQISIGHQLTNTGNLADSYALALTNLGGDHGDLLALNLYHDQNGNGIADPGEPPLTATPSIPPGGSLLLVIAGTVPAGQNAGDQLQVHLAATSQSDSAVADDVTDTVHVGNGAFLNLNKVSSQACSMPVTPGQTLRYTITYTNTGNAAPLTRTLQVDGQPETGVLIEDVLPGNVLLEAGSLTGLSPVQAIAMVHLAGTAADQWQRFDQWDGVSAVERFGVLVPAAHMGSNYSGGFSFAVRLNSNISAGTVLLNRARVDVDGDGTAEFTSSQVCNTVQGNSAPAIAFLRPSAAVINGSGVPAHGSDGDFERADIYRLLASDNPDVLRQGVYVQLDAQQLNLSPTEQDVLEVTDSGERLIAVTLSSHLTGDSVRVVMRETAANSGRFRSVYPVVLSAQSSGNNGLCPAGATLASQPSWHAGTTTTDALNQGCVLRSAGQDRLTARFAVPMRDSGGGTSLQVVTAAAAVDPAGMVFDASNGRPLPGASVMLYQSRQPLASSGAASCSALTASDYVLATHPFTGDTLPVEKTDTSHPDNSLIEGEYRYPYASPGYCYYLDVTPPSGYHFPSRIAPASVQMFYPNISESSYGLAGYDPLAPRNGAANNRGAFLLGAENVYVDIPVDPADGGNGGTLVLDKQVDMASAAIGDVLAYSINLTSNHDTDLFAARIIDTLPYGFRYVPNSAWLEVDNQRVRIAEPAGGGAQKTFSLQRLNADGSLSALPLAPGSNVTLHYGLRLSAGAADSSGINRAVAEASTLSGFVYRSNEDQVRVEIRSEGVLSDKAMVFGKIYVDSNCDNLQSDGEWPIGGVKLYLQDGTWVITDENGQYSIYGLNPGLHTLKIDPLTLPEGVRLKPIDNRHAADPGSRFVDLTPGEYHRADFAAVCPTPGRAQALFEELKARNAAIDGEWVLDEAARFDPMRQQSTGTGYQQAGGDGDLGSGVYTQGVSRGTDATAINDAWQRIGRANAGSVAPAEDSAGQQALMPVTEVVAAKITHAQAQVGTWLWPQDEVSRDGRFQVVVRAGLAPVLEVNGEPVPDSQLGERVLNRRENAEVLSWYGITLREGKNQVVVVTQDGFGNRRELARGEFVRPGAARLLEMLPEAETLAADGGRSALPIRIHLRDANGYPARGVHFVTLEADLGLWQEDDIQPESAGHQVRVQDGEALVHLRSTEYTGPVRLRASLEQLTASARVEQVAPLRPMVATGFVQLRGSVSKINDSGLSPSDQRDGIDDDGLNARAAVFMKGRVRGDAHLMLAYDTDKDLDEEDEVRRDLNPADYYPIPGDASVRGYDARSRSKLYARLEKNRHSIMWGDYLTDAQNEVLDLGRMQRTLTGVNAVYDNGSTRAQLFGARPDLDQVTEELRGNGTALLYRLSNTPARDSETVELLVRDRNNPGLVLTTRSLTRYVDYSVNYFTGDIRFHDVIPTLDEDLNPVFLRISYSIDGTRDAYNVYGLRLHQQLTERFGVSLSSTRDEHESDGFDLHSVSAEYRINDRTRVHASSGRMGHENGDPDGNAYAINAQHAWENGSTTDLRWARAEENFDNPAAGISEAREELRLEHRQQFSARTALTLEGLRSEQLDGDDEQNSVGLIGEQQFGNTALRLGARGIEQRDSTDSDRFGTWIVGASQSHSLFGRPLQIGTDYEQAFSYSDRRRIGADADLQITDKTSLYSRYEMINSLAGVNMFNSDTETRQFTFGARSALTRNTDVFSEYRQRGAIDGRDVAAANGVKSDIELQPGLLFTPSIEWIETLDGNSQQDATAISVGMEDKRNPNRRTLGRVETRFGDGRTYYGLSAANIWRVTTDWSAVVRDDLRLQYTDGQPKEGDNIVTLGAAHRPRRDNRHHMLFMYKWKEHWGGLSGADRTVHMFSTHHNYQAADNWIVSGRMGVKWQRTDLGVVTAYTDAWVMDGRLIWDITRRFDLDLHAGVLGTEGVSELRHSAGIGINALVRRNLRMGIGYNLVGFRDEDLDPEGYNAHGVYIGLEYKFDENDLGWLGSKAAGQRSYMGASR; encoded by the coding sequence ATGATTCGGTGCTGCGCTAAAACGGTTTTCAGCCTGATCGTGCTGCTGGCGATAGCCGGCAGCGCGTGGGCGGCCGTGACCGCGCCGGGCACCGTGCTCTACAACCAGGCGCAGGTGCGTTACTTCGATCCGCTCAGTGGCAGCGTCAAGGTGCTGAAGTCGAATGTCTCGCAACTGGTGGTGTCCGCCGCCCGTTCGGTGCAACTGGATGCCGACGCCGAGCGCTATGTGGCGGCCGGTCAGCAGATCAGCATCGGCCACCAGCTCACCAACACCGGCAACCTCGCCGACAGCTATGCGCTGGCGCTGACCAACCTGGGTGGCGATCACGGCGACCTGCTGGCACTGAACCTGTATCACGACCAGAACGGCAACGGCATCGCCGATCCGGGCGAGCCGCCGCTGACCGCGACGCCGAGCATTCCTCCCGGTGGCAGCCTGCTGCTGGTGATCGCCGGCACCGTTCCCGCCGGCCAGAACGCCGGTGACCAGTTGCAGGTGCACCTGGCCGCCACCTCACAAAGCGATTCCGCCGTGGCGGACGACGTGACCGACACCGTGCACGTCGGCAACGGTGCCTTCCTGAACCTGAACAAAGTCTCCAGTCAGGCATGCAGCATGCCGGTGACGCCGGGGCAGACGCTGCGCTACACCATCACTTATACCAACACCGGCAATGCCGCACCGTTGACGCGCACCCTGCAGGTGGATGGCCAGCCGGAAACCGGTGTGCTGATCGAAGACGTGCTGCCCGGCAACGTGCTGCTGGAAGCCGGCAGCCTCACCGGCCTGTCGCCGGTACAGGCCATTGCGATGGTGCACCTGGCCGGTACGGCGGCGGATCAGTGGCAGCGTTTTGACCAGTGGGATGGCGTCAGCGCCGTGGAGCGTTTCGGCGTGCTGGTGCCGGCGGCGCACATGGGCAGCAACTATTCCGGCGGTTTCAGTTTTGCCGTGCGCCTGAACAGCAACATCAGTGCCGGCACCGTGTTGCTCAACCGCGCGCGCGTCGATGTGGACGGCGATGGCACGGCAGAATTCACCAGCAGCCAGGTCTGCAACACGGTGCAGGGCAACAGCGCGCCGGCGATTGCGTTCCTGCGGCCCAGTGCGGCGGTCATCAACGGCAGTGGCGTGCCGGCCCACGGCAGCGACGGCGATTTCGAGCGCGCCGACATTTATCGCCTGCTTGCCAGCGACAACCCGGACGTACTGCGCCAGGGCGTGTACGTGCAACTGGATGCGCAACAACTGAACCTGTCGCCGACCGAACAGGATGTGCTGGAAGTGACGGACAGCGGCGAGCGCCTGATCGCGGTCACGCTCAGCTCACACCTGACCGGCGACAGCGTGCGTGTGGTGATGCGTGAAACCGCTGCCAACAGTGGCCGTTTCCGTAGCGTCTATCCGGTGGTGCTCAGCGCACAGTCCAGCGGCAACAACGGCCTGTGTCCGGCCGGTGCAACCCTGGCATCGCAACCGTCCTGGCATGCCGGCACCACCACCACCGATGCGCTCAACCAGGGGTGTGTGCTGCGCTCCGCCGGACAGGACCGCCTGACCGCGCGCTTTGCCGTACCGATGCGCGACAGCGGCGGCGGTACCTCGCTGCAGGTGGTCACGGCCGCCGCAGCGGTGGACCCGGCCGGCATGGTGTTTGACGCCAGCAACGGCCGCCCGCTGCCGGGCGCCAGCGTGATGCTGTACCAGTCACGCCAGCCGCTGGCCAGCAGTGGCGCGGCCAGTTGCAGCGCGCTGACGGCGTCCGACTACGTGCTGGCCACGCACCCGTTCACCGGCGACACACTGCCGGTGGAAAAGACCGACACCAGCCATCCGGACAACAGCCTCATCGAAGGCGAATACCGCTACCCGTACGCCTCGCCCGGTTACTGCTATTACCTGGATGTGACGCCACCTTCCGGTTACCACTTTCCCTCGCGCATTGCGCCGGCATCGGTGCAGATGTTCTACCCGAACATCAGCGAGAGTTCCTATGGCCTGGCCGGTTACGATCCACTGGCGCCACGCAATGGCGCGGCCAACAATCGCGGTGCCTTTCTGCTTGGTGCAGAAAACGTCTACGTGGATATTCCGGTGGACCCGGCCGACGGCGGCAACGGGGGCACCCTGGTGCTGGACAAGCAGGTGGACATGGCCAGCGCGGCCATCGGCGACGTACTGGCCTACAGCATCAACCTGACCAGCAATCACGATACCGATCTGTTCGCCGCGCGCATCATCGACACCCTGCCGTACGGTTTCCGCTACGTGCCAAACAGCGCCTGGCTGGAGGTGGACAACCAGCGTGTGCGCATTGCCGAACCTGCCGGCGGCGGCGCGCAGAAAACCTTCTCGCTGCAACGGCTGAACGCCGACGGCAGCCTCAGCGCATTGCCGCTGGCACCGGGCAGCAACGTCACACTGCATTACGGCCTGCGCCTGAGCGCCGGTGCCGCCGACAGCAGCGGCATCAACCGCGCCGTGGCGGAAGCCAGCACTCTGTCCGGCTTTGTCTACCGGTCCAACGAAGACCAGGTGCGGGTGGAGATCCGCAGCGAAGGCGTGCTCTCCGACAAGGCGATGGTATTCGGCAAAATCTACGTCGACAGCAACTGCGACAACCTGCAGAGCGACGGGGAATGGCCGATCGGTGGCGTCAAGCTGTACCTGCAGGACGGCACCTGGGTGATCACCGATGAAAACGGCCAGTACAGCATTTACGGTCTGAATCCCGGCCTGCACACGCTCAAGATTGATCCGCTGACGCTGCCGGAAGGCGTGCGCCTGAAACCGATCGACAACCGCCATGCCGCCGATCCCGGCAGCCGCTTTGTCGATCTCACACCGGGTGAGTATCACCGCGCCGATTTTGCGGCGGTCTGCCCGACACCGGGCCGTGCGCAGGCGCTGTTTGAAGAACTCAAGGCACGCAACGCCGCCATCGATGGCGAGTGGGTGCTGGACGAAGCCGCGCGCTTTGACCCGATGCGCCAGCAGAGCACCGGCACCGGTTATCAGCAGGCCGGCGGCGACGGTGACCTCGGCAGTGGTGTGTATACCCAGGGTGTGAGCCGTGGCACCGATGCGACCGCCATCAATGACGCCTGGCAGCGTATCGGCCGTGCCAACGCCGGCAGCGTGGCGCCAGCAGAAGACAGCGCCGGCCAACAGGCGTTGATGCCGGTGACCGAAGTGGTGGCAGCAAAGATTACCCACGCCCAGGCCCAGGTCGGCACCTGGCTGTGGCCGCAGGATGAAGTCAGCCGGGACGGGCGTTTCCAGGTTGTGGTACGCGCCGGTCTTGCGCCAGTGCTGGAAGTGAACGGCGAGCCGGTGCCGGACAGCCAGCTCGGCGAGCGGGTGCTGAACCGCCGTGAAAATGCCGAAGTATTGTCCTGGTACGGCATCACGCTGCGCGAAGGCAAAAACCAGGTCGTGGTGGTCACGCAGGACGGTTTCGGCAACCGGCGCGAACTGGCGCGGGGAGAATTTGTCCGGCCCGGTGCGGCACGGCTGCTGGAGATGCTGCCGGAAGCGGAAACCCTGGCCGCCGACGGCGGGCGTTCCGCGTTGCCGATCCGCATTCATCTGCGCGATGCGAACGGCTATCCGGCGCGCGGCGTGCATTTCGTGACGCTGGAAGCAGACCTTGGCCTGTGGCAGGAAGATGACATCCAGCCGGAGAGTGCCGGCCACCAGGTACGGGTACAGGACGGCGAGGCACTGGTGCACCTGCGCAGCACCGAATACACCGGCCCGGTACGTCTGCGCGCCAGCCTGGAGCAGCTCACTGCCAGCGCCCGCGTCGAGCAGGTGGCGCCGCTGCGGCCCATGGTCGCGACCGGCTTCGTGCAACTGCGTGGCAGCGTCAGCAAGATCAACGACAGTGGCCTGTCGCCCAGTGATCAGCGTGACGGCATCGACGACGATGGCCTCAACGCCCGTGCGGCGGTGTTCATGAAAGGCCGCGTGCGCGGCGACGCGCACCTGATGCTGGCCTACGACACCGACAAGGACCTCGACGAAGAAGACGAAGTGCGCCGTGACCTGAACCCGGCGGACTACTACCCGATACCCGGTGATGCCTCGGTGCGCGGCTACGACGCGCGCAGCCGCAGCAAACTGTACGCGCGGCTGGAAAAAAACCGCCACAGCATCATGTGGGGCGATTACCTCACTGACGCGCAGAACGAAGTGCTGGACCTGGGCCGCATGCAGCGCACCCTGACCGGCGTCAACGCCGTCTACGACAACGGCAGCACCCGCGCCCAACTGTTCGGCGCACGCCCGGACCTCGACCAGGTCACGGAAGAATTGCGCGGCAACGGCACCGCACTGCTGTACCGGCTGAGCAACACCCCGGCCCGCGACAGCGAAACCGTGGAATTGCTGGTGCGTGACCGCAACAACCCGGGCCTGGTGCTCACCACCCGCTCACTGACCCGCTACGTCGATTACTCGGTCAACTACTTCACGGGCGATATCCGTTTCCATGATGTGATTCCAACGCTGGACGAAGACCTCAACCCGGTATTCCTCCGCATCAGCTACAGCATCGACGGTACCCGCGATGCCTACAATGTCTACGGCCTGCGCCTGCACCAGCAGTTGACCGAGCGCTTCGGTGTCAGCCTCTCCAGCACCCGCGACGAACATGAATCCGACGGCTTCGACCTGCACAGTGTGTCGGCGGAATACCGCATCAACGACCGTACCCGCGTGCACGCCTCCAGCGGCCGCATGGGCCACGAGAACGGTGACCCGGACGGCAATGCCTACGCCATCAACGCACAGCATGCCTGGGAGAATGGTTCTACCACCGACCTGCGCTGGGCACGCGCCGAGGAGAATTTCGACAACCCTGCCGCCGGCATCAGCGAAGCGCGCGAGGAGCTGCGCCTGGAACATCGCCAGCAGTTTTCCGCCCGCACCGCGCTGACCCTGGAAGGGCTGCGCAGCGAACAGCTGGATGGCGATGACGAACAGAACAGCGTCGGCCTGATCGGCGAACAGCAGTTCGGCAACACCGCACTGCGGCTTGGCGCGCGCGGTATCGAACAGCGCGACAGCACCGACAGCGATCGCTTTGGCACCTGGATCGTCGGCGCCAGCCAGAGCCACAGCCTGTTCGGGCGGCCATTGCAGATCGGCACCGACTACGAACAGGCGTTCAGCTACAGCGACCGTCGCCGCATCGGTGCCGATGCCGATCTGCAGATCACCGACAAGACCAGCCTGTACAGCCGCTACGAAATGATCAACAGCCTGGCGGGTGTGAACATGTTCAACAGCGATACCGAAACGCGGCAGTTCACCTTCGGTGCGCGTTCGGCGCTGACCCGCAATACCGATGTGTTCTCCGAATACCGCCAGCGCGGTGCCATTGACGGCCGCGATGTGGCGGCGGCCAACGGCGTCAAGTCCGATATCGAACTACAGCCCGGGTTACTGTTCACCCCGTCGATCGAATGGATCGAGACCCTGGACGGCAACAGCCAGCAGGACGCCACTGCGATCTCTGTCGGCATGGAAGACAAGCGCAACCCGAACCGCCGCACCCTGGGCCGGGTGGAAACCCGCTTTGGTGACGGCCGCACCTACTACGGCCTGAGCGCGGCCAATATCTGGCGCGTGACCACCGACTGGTCGGCCGTCGTGCGTGACGACCTGCGCCTGCAATACACCGACGGCCAGCCGAAAGAGGGCGACAACATCGTCACCCTGGGCGCCGCGCACCGGCCACGGCGCGACAACCGCCACCACATGCTGTTCATGTACAAGTGGAAAGAACACTGGGGCGGCCTTAGCGGCGCCGACCGCACCGTGCACATGTTCTCCACGCATCACAACTACCAGGCGGCGGACAACTGGATTGTCTCCGGCCGCATGGGCGTCAAGTGGCAGCGCACCGATCTGGGTGTGGTCACCGCCTACACCGACGCCTGGGTGATGGATGGCCGCCTGATCTGGGACATCACCCGTCGTTTCGATCTGGATCTGCACGCAGGCGTGCTTGGCACCGAAGGCGTGAGTGAGCTGCGCCACAGTGCCGGCATCGGCATTAATGCCCTGGTACGCCGCAATCTGCGCATGGGCATCGGCTACAACCTGGTCGGTTTCCGCGATGAAGACCTCGACCCGGAAGGCTACAACGCCCACGGCGTCTACATCGGCCTGGAATACAAATTCGATGAGAACGATCTCGGCTGGCTGGGCAGCAAGGCGGCTGGCCAGCGCAGCTACATGGGGGCATCACGATGA
- a CDS encoding DUF11 domain-containing protein, producing MTRWGTAWLAGAVAAGLGLAVHAAMPVAGTLIRNQAVATFRACLDDGCATVSDEQRVSSNIVQTLVQAVPGIELVSAQQRIGQPGGRVLFAHVLTNTGNDSDRYQLCINGVSSQISAWQLYADDDSDGQPDSLTPLMDQTDADGCLDTPTALLAAGDSLQVVIGADIAPSASTGTSAALALQARSEANNALTASNSNQIALVNGPVIDVVKKISSPYARSPGGPLTVTLTWQNTGTETATDVVIEDILPLQSVAGVSAGMQFVPGSARWSSTGALVLTDSDDGAQGTAPLTMDFCAYDTGAAEIRCQDRVRAVISRVTPGATASLTFEVTVAPGLPDGDRLLNTARYAYRNAAGDLAFGDPVPFDSNTVALRIRSRAQVPGVVANNDNGDSSTGADDVSDSGNIVQHAAVGQGAQLTFSGVIWNTGDGEDRFDLRVLTDQHRTGGTLTDPFPAGTAFMLLRADGYTPLTDTNGNGLPDTGPLPRPDSSGLCPARFVVNGAGDACGLVVSVLVSLPPDAVGGPRHATLVASSVTDDTVRNAVTLRLSDIVASTVDITNDRAADGSAPGEGAGPEATPVTVAPITPGGSAMLVLVVNNRGSVQDNFDLSFSGSDFIPGQLPAGWQVQLLNDAGAGDCSATSAVLSNTGLIPGGQSRVICARITAPANAGNGQQSLYFRARSPTTGAQDIKHDAVQINTAPALSLTPDQIGQVMPGSHVLYVHQLSNTGSEPLSNVLLTGGPDAALDNGWSVSLFEDTDGNGDWGPADQPLPAGTPLATVGGDGILAVGESVTLFARVFAPANAAYGITNTKTISATAQGVTLSVSASAQDVSTVSNTQVRLSKEQALDQNCDGVPDGPGSCTGAGCFVYTRFQAVPGQHCVIYRVTALNNGGETMHQVTLNDRTQPFTAMLAAATDCQSPAGACTGAVVAPADFGTGDISVNVGELAAGETATLIFGLRVQ from the coding sequence ATGACGCGGTGGGGAACAGCGTGGCTCGCGGGGGCCGTGGCGGCGGGGCTGGGCCTGGCCGTGCACGCGGCCATGCCGGTCGCCGGCACGCTGATCCGCAACCAGGCGGTGGCCACCTTCCGCGCCTGCCTGGATGACGGTTGCGCCACCGTCTCTGACGAACAGCGCGTCAGTTCCAACATCGTGCAGACGCTGGTGCAGGCCGTGCCGGGCATCGAGCTGGTCAGCGCGCAGCAGCGTATCGGCCAGCCAGGCGGGCGCGTGCTGTTTGCGCATGTGCTCACCAACACCGGTAACGACAGCGACCGTTATCAACTCTGCATCAACGGTGTTTCATCGCAGATCAGCGCCTGGCAACTGTATGCCGACGACGACAGCGACGGCCAGCCGGACAGCCTGACACCCTTGATGGACCAGACCGACGCCGACGGCTGCCTGGATACGCCGACCGCGCTGCTTGCCGCCGGCGACAGCCTGCAGGTGGTGATTGGCGCCGACATCGCGCCCTCGGCCAGCACCGGCACCAGTGCGGCGCTGGCATTGCAGGCGCGCAGCGAGGCAAACAACGCGCTCACCGCCAGCAACAGCAACCAGATCGCGCTGGTGAATGGCCCGGTCATCGACGTGGTGAAAAAAATCAGCAGCCCGTATGCGCGCTCGCCGGGCGGGCCACTGACCGTGACGCTGACCTGGCAGAACACCGGCACCGAAACCGCCACCGACGTGGTGATCGAAGACATCCTGCCGCTGCAATCCGTGGCCGGCGTCAGCGCCGGGATGCAGTTTGTGCCGGGCAGCGCGCGCTGGAGCAGCACCGGCGCGCTGGTGCTGACCGACAGCGATGACGGCGCCCAGGGCACCGCGCCGCTGACGATGGATTTCTGCGCCTATGACACCGGCGCGGCGGAAATCCGCTGCCAGGATCGTGTGCGCGCGGTGATCAGCCGGGTGACGCCGGGCGCCACCGCCTCGCTGACGTTTGAAGTGACCGTGGCACCGGGCCTGCCGGACGGTGACCGGTTGCTCAACACGGCGCGCTATGCCTACCGCAATGCCGCAGGTGATCTGGCTTTTGGTGACCCCGTGCCGTTTGACAGCAACACGGTGGCGCTGCGCATCCGCAGCCGCGCGCAGGTGCCGGGTGTGGTGGCCAACAACGACAATGGCGACAGCAGCACCGGTGCCGATGACGTCAGCGACAGCGGCAATATCGTTCAGCACGCGGCAGTGGGGCAGGGGGCGCAACTGACCTTCAGTGGCGTGATCTGGAACACCGGTGACGGTGAAGACCGCTTTGACCTGCGCGTTCTGACTGACCAGCACCGTACCGGCGGCACGCTGACCGATCCGTTTCCCGCCGGCACGGCCTTCATGCTGCTGCGCGCCGACGGCTACACGCCGCTGACCGACACCAACGGCAACGGCCTGCCGGATACCGGCCCACTGCCACGGCCAGACAGCAGCGGCCTGTGCCCGGCGCGTTTCGTCGTCAACGGTGCCGGTGATGCCTGCGGCCTGGTGGTGTCGGTACTGGTGTCGTTGCCTCCGGACGCCGTCGGCGGGCCGCGCCACGCAACGCTTGTCGCGAGTTCAGTGACCGACGATACGGTGCGCAACGCGGTGACGCTGCGTCTGTCGGATATTGTTGCCAGTACCGTGGATATCACCAATGATCGCGCCGCCGACGGCAGCGCGCCGGGGGAGGGCGCCGGCCCGGAAGCGACGCCGGTGACGGTGGCGCCGATCACACCGGGCGGCAGTGCGATGCTGGTGCTGGTGGTGAACAACCGCGGCAGCGTGCAGGACAATTTCGATCTGTCGTTCAGCGGCAGCGATTTTATTCCTGGCCAGTTGCCGGCGGGCTGGCAGGTGCAACTTCTGAATGATGCAGGCGCCGGTGATTGCAGCGCGACCAGTGCGGTGCTGTCCAACACCGGCCTGATTCCCGGCGGCCAGTCACGCGTGATCTGCGCGCGCATCACCGCGCCGGCCAACGCGGGCAACGGGCAACAGAGCCTGTACTTCCGCGCACGATCACCGACCACCGGCGCGCAGGACATCAAGCATGACGCGGTGCAGATCAACACCGCCCCGGCGCTGAGCCTGACGCCGGACCAGATTGGCCAGGTGATGCCTGGCAGCCATGTCCTGTATGTGCATCAGCTCAGCAACACCGGCAGCGAACCACTCAGCAACGTGCTTCTCACCGGCGGCCCCGATGCCGCGCTGGACAACGGCTGGTCGGTGTCGCTGTTCGAGGACACCGACGGCAATGGCGACTGGGGCCCGGCGGACCAGCCGTTGCCGGCCGGTACCCCGCTGGCCACGGTGGGCGGCGACGGCATCCTGGCGGTGGGCGAAAGCGTGACCCTGTTCGCGCGCGTGTTTGCACCGGCCAACGCGGCCTACGGCATCACCAACACCAAGACAATTTCTGCCACCGCGCAGGGTGTCACATTATCGGTCAGCGCCAGCGCGCAGGATGTTTCCACTGTCAGCAACACGCAGGTGCGGCTGAGCAAAGAGCAGGCGCTGGACCAGAATTGCGACGGTGTGCCGGACGGGCCGGGCAGTTGCACCGGCGCTGGCTGCTTCGTCTATACCCGTTTCCAGGCCGTGCCGGGACAGCATTGCGTGATCTACCGGGTGACAGCACTCAACAACGGTGGTGAAACCATGCATCAGGTGACACTCAACGATCGCACCCAGCCGTTTACCGCGATGCTGGCCGCCGCCACGGACTGCCAGTCACCGGCCGGTGCCTGCACCGGCGCAGTGGTGGCACCAGCGGACTTCGGCACGGGCGATATCAGCGTCAATGTCGGTGAACTGGCCGCAGGCGAAACCGCAACGCTGATCTTCGGGCTGAGGGTGCAATGA